A stretch of the Lonchura striata isolate bLonStr1 chromosome 17, bLonStr1.mat, whole genome shotgun sequence genome encodes the following:
- the DLGAP4 gene encoding disks large-associated protein 4 isoform X6: MALCLELLRQCSSCLVAYKKTPPPVPPRTTSKPFISVTVQSSTESAQDTYLDSQDHKSEVTSQSGLSNSSDSLDSTRTPSVTRGSVVTPARDTPELPQKNATLKSDKGTLTNEEPKVENIPKRKLSSIGIQVDCLQPVAKEEPPPPATKFQSIGVQVEDEWRNSHSRSMSSKQDTDSDTQEPNNSSCKSSERSLAECPQHNNSVGVDASTRQPAKPSQIKRNLSYGENNDPALEPSSLPPPDPWLESSSTSPSEPAQPGPCRRDGFWFLKLLQAETERLEGWCRQMDQETKENNLSEEVLGKVLSAVGSAQLLMSQKFQQFHGLCEQNLNPNANPRPTAQDLAGFWDLLQLSIEDISMKFDELYHLKANSWQLAETPERKEEKKPPPPVPKKPAKSKSQLSRDKGSDSDKQRQEARKRLMAAKRAASVRQNSATESADSIEIYVPEAQTRL; the protein is encoded by the exons gttcATCATGCCTAGTGGCATATAAAAAGACGCCACCTCCCGTCCCACCTCGGACCACGTCCAAGCCGTTCATCTCTGTCactgtgcagagcagcactgagtCAGCCCAGGACACCTACCTGGACAGCCAGGACCACAAGAGTGAGGTCACCAGCCAGTCGGGGCTCAGCAATTCCTCAGACAGCTTGGACAGCACCAGGACACCCAGCGTCACCAGGGGCAGCGTCGTGACTCCGGCCAGAGACACTCCAGAGTTACCTCAGAAAAATGCAACTTTGAAAAGTGACAAAGGGACTCTGACTAACGAAGAGCCTAAAGTGGAGAATATCCCCAAAAGAAAGCTATCATCTATAGGAATACAA GTTGACTGCCTTCAGCCAGTGGCAAAAGAGGAGCCTCCTCCACCAGCCACCAAATTCCAGTCCATCGGGGTGCAGGTAGAGGACGAGTGGCG AAACAGCCACTCTCGCAGCATGTCCTCCAAACAGGACACAGACTCTGACACACAGGAGCCCAATAACTCCAGCTGTAAATCATCTGAGAGAAGCCTCGCTGAGTGCCCCCAGCACAACAACTCTGTTGGTGTTGATGCCTCCACCAGGCAACCAGCCAAGCCCTCACAGATTAAGAGAAACCTCTCCTATGGAGAAAACAACGACCCAGCCCTGGAGccttcttctctccctcctcctgaCCCCTGGCTCGAGAGCTCCTCCACGTCGCCGTCGGAGCCGGCGCAGCCGGGGCCCTGCCGGCGGGACGGCTTCTGGTTCCTgaagctgctgcaggcagagacCGAGCGCCTGGAGGGCTGGTGCCGCCAGATGGACCAGGAGACCAAAGAGAACAATCTCTCTGAGGAAG TCCTAGGAAAAGTGCTGAGTGCAGTGGGCAGTGCACAGTTACTAATGTCACAGAAGTTCCAGCAATTCCACGGCCTCTGTGAGCAAAACTTG AACCCTAATGCCAATCCCAGACCCACAGCCCAGGACttggctggattttgggatctccTCCAGCTTTCCATTGAAGACATCAGCATGAAGTTTGACGAGCTGTACCACCTCAAAGCTAATAGCTGGCAATTGGCAGAGACACCGGAGAGAAAG gaagagaagaaaccACCCCCTCCAGTGCCAAAGAAGCCGGCCAAGTCCAAATCGCAGCTGAGCCGGGACAAAGGCTCTGACTCGGACAAGCAGCGGCAGGAGGCGCGGAAGCGGCTGATGGCAGCCAAGCGCGCGGCCTCCGTGCGGCAGAACTCGGCCACCGAGAGCGCCGACAGCATCGAGATCTACGTCCCCGAGGCCCAGACCCGCCTCTGA